A genomic window from Mesorhizobium sp. 131-2-1 includes:
- a CDS encoding serine kinase, which produces MISPNGSLAPALWQDTAEPAGERGRERRFYRAYGLTISSEVALPELEATAPAAADVVIAVGPIDYAKPRLEAGTAFRFEPARQYLAWEAVGAFLISDARRIDIEPAPGIDDQLIAFPLLGPVMALLLHQRGLLVLHASAIAVGGRSAIFMGDKGAGKSTTASAMISAGHRLQTDDVVAVDLSRPNEPVIIPGFPQLKLAADAAAAIPIRQAEIRPQAHPAIDKAQHRLHGGFARDAVAATRVYILQRGDKAAISPLTGPDALSALIKFSYVTRFGRAALVGDFAATHLRQCAGFANRAGVHRLEVPTGLDRIGEAVALIERDLAGSGQE; this is translated from the coding sequence ATGATATCGCCCAACGGTTCGCTCGCGCCGGCTCTCTGGCAGGACACGGCTGAACCGGCCGGAGAGCGCGGCAGGGAACGCCGCTTCTACCGGGCCTATGGGCTGACGATCAGTTCGGAGGTGGCCTTGCCCGAGCTGGAGGCAACGGCGCCGGCAGCGGCCGACGTGGTGATCGCGGTCGGCCCCATCGACTATGCAAAACCCCGGCTCGAGGCCGGAACCGCCTTCCGCTTCGAACCGGCACGGCAATATCTCGCCTGGGAGGCGGTCGGCGCCTTCCTGATCAGCGATGCCCGCCGCATCGACATCGAGCCCGCGCCCGGCATCGACGACCAGCTGATCGCCTTTCCGCTGCTGGGGCCGGTCATGGCGTTGCTCCTGCACCAGCGCGGCCTGCTCGTGCTGCATGCCAGCGCGATCGCCGTCGGCGGCAGGAGCGCGATCTTCATGGGCGACAAGGGCGCCGGCAAGTCGACGACGGCCAGCGCGATGATCAGCGCCGGGCACCGGTTGCAAACCGACGATGTCGTGGCGGTGGACCTGTCCAGGCCGAACGAACCGGTGATCATTCCGGGCTTTCCGCAGCTGAAGCTCGCAGCCGATGCCGCCGCCGCCATCCCGATCCGGCAAGCGGAAATCCGCCCGCAGGCGCATCCGGCGATCGACAAGGCGCAGCATCGCCTGCATGGCGGATTTGCCCGCGACGCGGTTGCGGCGACACGGGTCTACATCCTGCAGCGCGGCGACAAAGCGGCGATCTCGCCCCTGACAGGACCCGACGCCCTGTCGGCGCTCATCAAATTCTCCTACGTGACGCGCTTCGGCCGCGCCGCGCTGGTCGGCGATTTCGCCGCCACGCATCTGCGCCAGTGCGCGGGGTTCGCCAACCGGGCCGGCGTCCATCGCCTCGAAGTGCCGACCGGGCTGGACCGGATCGGCGAGGCCGTCGCGCTGATCGAACGGGATCTGGCCGGCAGCGGGCAGGAGTGA
- a CDS encoding ABC transporter ATP-binding protein: MAAILRLSLFRDIAGFGAVMARIGGRRTWIALIFLILGSLTEGISILLLIPLLHLIGRSDKDFAIRLPDNPVLHWLVPGGTLGLATVLCLLVGLVALQAGFNRFKSVYMARLLYDFVNRLRMDLFESIGRARWGIFARTRSSDLDHALTGDIDRVQAAAFSLLMLAQTIVLLAGYLVVSLFISPVMTSFAIVIGVLMFAALRPFRSRATAYGRVLTANRQDQYRTVSEFLGGIKVAKSLNVEASYFAQLRTTLEKMKADNINYVRNSTIGTALFQVASVIGLSLFIYIALTRFHLSLAEIVVLLLVFMRIAPRFMDMQTQAQQLLINLPAYASMQDLQRRFDAEREPAGSQGVQVGRLTLDIGLNIRDVSLAYGGLADGAEGRPVVSGITFGLPAGKVTALIGPSGSGKSTIADMLLGLLEPTQGNILADGVEIGPENRRLWRDQVAYVPQDVFLLHDSIAANLRLAAPEASDGELWAALRAAHAADFVKGLEKRLDTVVGDRGIRLSGGERQRIALARALLRKPSLLILDEATSALDWQNQSLIAKSIDGLRGTMTILTIAHRPSMIAFADWVVAIENGRIVEVGQYQRLKAKSGSRLSRMLSGEQAEHDIADAS; this comes from the coding sequence ATGGCCGCGATCCTTCGCCTGTCGCTGTTTCGGGATATTGCCGGCTTCGGCGCCGTCATGGCCCGGATCGGCGGACGGCGGACATGGATCGCGCTCATCTTCCTTATCCTAGGAAGCCTGACCGAGGGCATCTCGATCCTGCTGCTCATCCCGCTGCTGCATCTTATCGGCAGGTCCGACAAGGATTTCGCGATCAGGCTGCCCGACAACCCTGTCCTGCACTGGCTGGTGCCCGGCGGAACGCTCGGGCTGGCGACGGTGCTTTGCCTGCTCGTCGGCCTCGTCGCGCTGCAGGCAGGCTTCAACCGCTTCAAGTCCGTCTACATGGCGCGGCTGCTCTATGATTTCGTCAACCGCCTGCGCATGGATTTGTTCGAGAGCATCGGCAGAGCGCGCTGGGGCATTTTCGCGCGCACGCGCAGTTCAGATCTCGACCATGCACTGACCGGCGACATCGACCGCGTACAGGCCGCCGCCTTCTCGCTGCTGATGCTGGCGCAGACCATCGTGCTTCTGGCCGGCTATCTCGTGGTGTCGTTGTTCATCTCGCCGGTCATGACTTCGTTCGCCATCGTCATCGGCGTGCTGATGTTCGCGGCACTGCGGCCCTTCCGCTCGCGCGCGACGGCCTATGGCCGGGTGCTCACCGCCAATCGCCAGGACCAGTACCGCACCGTCTCGGAGTTCCTCGGCGGCATCAAGGTGGCGAAGAGCCTGAATGTCGAGGCGAGCTATTTCGCGCAGCTGCGGACGACGCTCGAGAAAATGAAAGCCGACAACATCAACTATGTGCGCAACAGCACGATCGGCACGGCTCTGTTCCAGGTGGCGAGCGTCATCGGCCTCAGCCTGTTCATCTACATCGCGCTCACCCGGTTCCATCTCTCGCTGGCCGAGATCGTCGTGCTGCTCCTGGTCTTCATGCGGATCGCGCCGCGCTTCATGGACATGCAGACGCAGGCGCAGCAGCTGCTGATCAACCTGCCCGCCTACGCCTCGATGCAAGACCTGCAGAGGCGCTTCGACGCCGAGCGCGAGCCGGCGGGCAGCCAGGGCGTGCAGGTCGGGAGGTTGACCCTCGATATCGGGCTCAACATACGCGATGTCTCGCTTGCCTATGGCGGCCTTGCCGATGGCGCGGAGGGCAGGCCCGTCGTCAGCGGCATCACCTTCGGCCTTCCCGCCGGCAAGGTCACCGCCCTTATCGGCCCTTCGGGATCCGGCAAGAGCACGATCGCCGACATGCTGCTTGGCCTACTCGAACCGACACAAGGCAATATCCTCGCCGACGGTGTCGAGATCGGACCGGAAAACCGCAGGCTTTGGCGCGACCAGGTGGCCTATGTGCCGCAGGATGTGTTCCTGCTGCATGATTCGATCGCGGCGAACCTCAGACTTGCGGCGCCGGAAGCCAGCGATGGCGAGCTCTGGGCGGCATTGCGCGCGGCGCACGCAGCCGATTTCGTCAAGGGGCTGGAGAAGCGGCTGGACACGGTGGTCGGCGATCGCGGCATCCGGCTCTCCGGCGGCGAACGCCAGCGAATCGCGCTGGCGCGAGCGCTGCTGCGCAAGCCATCGCTGCTCATCCTCGACGAAGCGACCAGCGCGCTCGACTGGCAGAACCAGTCGCTGATCGCCAAGTCCATCGACGGGCTGCGCGGCACGATGACGATCCTGACCATCGCGCACCGGCCGTCGATGATCGCCTTCGCCGACTGGGTGGTGGCCATCGAAAACGGCCGCATCGTCGAGGTCGGGCAGTATCAGCGGCTGAAGGCGAAATCCGGCAGCCGGCTGTCCAGGATGCTGTCGGGCGAGCAGGCGGAACACGATATCGCCGACGCCAGTTGA
- a CDS encoding exopolysaccharide production repressor exox, with translation MSLPKFIVGMLFALAIVISWSYFDGASSGTIVLRAVACAAIIQAGYFLLVYLIVARSAPTPADRLREAERNLGAPKAAEGEKFSARRSIR, from the coding sequence ATGTCACTGCCAAAATTCATCGTCGGGATGCTGTTCGCCCTCGCGATCGTGATCTCGTGGTCCTATTTCGATGGCGCCTCGTCCGGCACGATCGTGCTGCGCGCCGTCGCTTGCGCCGCCATCATCCAGGCGGGTTATTTTCTGCTCGTCTATCTCATAGTCGCCAGGAGCGCGCCGACCCCGGCCGACAGGCTCCGCGAGGCCGAAAGGAACCTTGGTGCGCCGAAGGCGGCCGAGGGCGAGAAGTTCAGCGCCCGGCGCAGCATCCGCTGA
- a CDS encoding sugar transferase: MRDIAKSADAGFPQAGIDFPPPIGGLLKRGFDIIGSLAGLMLLAPLFVMVALLVKLSDGGPIFYGHKRIGRGGRIFPCLKFRTMVQDGERVLAAHLAANPDANAEWVATRKLKNDPRVTRVGQVLRKLSLDELPQIINILQGDMSLVGPRPVVRDELEIYGSAAVYYLKSRPGLTGLWQVSGRNDVSYDSRVAFDRHYVENWSLFEDIRIIFKTVPAVWMSRGSY; this comes from the coding sequence ATGAGGGATATTGCCAAGTCGGCCGATGCGGGTTTTCCGCAGGCCGGCATCGATTTTCCGCCACCGATCGGCGGTCTGCTTAAGCGTGGTTTCGATATCATCGGCTCACTGGCTGGCTTGATGCTTCTGGCCCCGCTGTTCGTGATGGTCGCGCTGCTGGTCAAGCTGTCCGATGGCGGGCCGATCTTTTATGGCCACAAGCGCATCGGCCGCGGCGGCCGGATCTTCCCGTGCCTCAAGTTCCGCACCATGGTCCAGGACGGCGAGCGGGTGCTGGCCGCGCATCTTGCCGCCAATCCGGATGCGAATGCAGAGTGGGTCGCGACGCGCAAGCTGAAGAACGACCCGCGCGTCACGCGCGTCGGCCAGGTGCTACGCAAGCTCAGCCTCGACGAGCTGCCGCAGATCATCAACATCCTGCAGGGCGACATGAGCCTGGTCGGGCCGCGCCCGGTCGTGCGCGACGAGCTGGAGATCTATGGCAGCGCCGCGGTCTATTATCTGAAGTCGCGTCCGGGCCTCACCGGGCTGTGGCAGGTCAGCGGCCGCAATGACGTGTCCTATGACAGCCGCGTCGCTTTCGATCGCCACTATGTCGAGAACTGGTCGCTGTTCGAGGACATTCGCATCATCTTCAAGACAGTGCCTGCGGTATGGATGTCGCGCGGCAGCTACTGA
- a CDS encoding polysaccharide biosynthesis/export family protein has product MVPARFTVAGLALLLAVPAMAGDYQLGPQDKLNIRIAEWQTVEGTFRDWSAINGEYSVGPAGTLSVPFAGELPAAGKTTAEIAAAISETLQRKLALSDRPEASVEMVQFRPFYISGEVQSPGQFPYVPELTVLKAVSVAGGIRRSAENGPQQDRDLITAKGNYDIYDDQRLRLVVRRARIDAELADKTTFEAPKEVADDPKVATIVADEMAVLTSDQKKLKLKLQALDDLKSLLQNEIESLQKKIVNQQRQVDLAKEQLDSVGALAQKGLVVQTRVLNSEQTIADLQGQILDYETAILTAKQSISKATQDATDAENTLRSSLASDRQQVETDLKEAELRVGMQKGLMTVASDPATQAAMTNSDQPALLYALVRVVNGKTTEVAATEDTPVLPGDVIKVKLAPMASQ; this is encoded by the coding sequence ATGGTCCCGGCGCGGTTCACCGTCGCCGGCCTCGCGCTTTTGCTGGCCGTGCCAGCCATGGCCGGCGACTATCAGCTTGGGCCGCAGGACAAGCTCAACATCCGCATCGCCGAATGGCAGACGGTCGAGGGCACGTTCCGCGACTGGTCGGCCATCAATGGCGAATATTCGGTCGGCCCGGCCGGAACCCTGTCGGTGCCGTTCGCGGGAGAATTGCCCGCCGCCGGCAAGACCACCGCCGAGATCGCCGCGGCGATCAGCGAGACGCTGCAGCGTAAGCTGGCGCTTTCGGACAGGCCGGAAGCTTCGGTGGAAATGGTGCAGTTCCGGCCGTTCTACATTTCCGGCGAAGTGCAGAGCCCCGGGCAATTCCCCTATGTGCCGGAACTGACCGTGCTGAAGGCGGTCAGCGTTGCCGGCGGCATTCGGCGCAGCGCCGAAAATGGCCCGCAGCAGGACCGCGACCTGATCACCGCCAAGGGCAATTACGACATCTACGACGACCAGCGGCTTCGCCTCGTCGTAAGGCGCGCCCGCATCGACGCCGAGCTCGCCGACAAGACGACATTCGAGGCGCCGAAGGAAGTGGCCGACGATCCGAAGGTGGCGACGATCGTCGCCGACGAGATGGCGGTGCTGACGTCCGACCAGAAGAAGCTCAAGCTGAAGCTGCAGGCGCTCGACGACCTGAAAAGCCTGCTGCAGAACGAGATCGAGTCGCTGCAGAAGAAGATCGTCAACCAGCAGCGCCAGGTCGACCTCGCCAAGGAGCAGCTCGACAGCGTCGGAGCGCTGGCGCAGAAGGGCCTGGTCGTGCAGACGCGGGTGCTGAATTCGGAACAGACCATCGCCGACCTGCAGGGCCAGATCCTGGATTACGAGACGGCGATCCTCACCGCCAAGCAGTCGATCAGCAAGGCAACGCAGGACGCCACCGACGCCGAAAACACGCTGAGATCGAGCCTCGCTTCCGACCGGCAGCAAGTCGAAACCGACCTGAAGGAGGCAGAACTCAGGGTGGGCATGCAAAAGGGCCTGATGACCGTGGCCTCGGATCCTGCCACGCAGGCGGCCATGACCAACAGCGATCAACCTGCCCTGCTTTACGCGCTGGTTCGGGTGGTCAACGGCAAGACGACCGAGGTCGCGGCGACCGAGGATACGCCAGTGCTGCCCGGAGACGTGATCAAGGTGAAGCTGGCGCCGATGGCCAGCCAGTAG
- a CDS encoding acyltransferase family protein codes for MQPATRHVYLNLDALRGVAAISVMLYHFSPFIADGKVLPSSYLAVDLFFLLSGFVIAHAYDRKIESGMGFGTFLLVRLIRLYPLYLAGTLLGAFYLLIKNRLMPGEYMPMSDIALMLTTGMLFIPLVGNAYHTIFPLNPASWSLFFELLVNIAYVLLFFVLSKRVLSVLITGSLALLVLAAVLSGTLDFGMTGQTIASGLPRVTFSFFLGVLLCRSMAQVQGNLGFLRRGYWVEIALVLTLVIFAIAPSGGGARAAYDLICVVLLFPVMVTVGAVAPNAPRLSKLYSWLGRISYPIYIIHTPMLMIIAGAGKAVSIDPFANHPWFGIAMAGAVVVIADIATRIYDEPVRRFLQRLTQRSRAIA; via the coding sequence ATGCAGCCGGCAACCCGTCACGTCTACCTCAATCTCGACGCGTTGCGCGGCGTGGCGGCGATCAGCGTCATGCTCTACCATTTCTCGCCGTTCATCGCCGACGGCAAGGTGCTGCCGTCGAGCTATCTCGCGGTCGACCTGTTCTTCCTGCTCAGCGGCTTCGTCATCGCGCACGCCTATGACCGCAAGATCGAGAGCGGGATGGGGTTCGGGACCTTCCTGCTGGTCCGGCTGATACGGCTCTATCCGCTCTATCTCGCCGGCACACTGCTCGGCGCCTTCTACCTGCTGATCAAGAACAGGCTGATGCCCGGCGAATACATGCCGATGTCCGACATCGCGCTGATGCTGACGACGGGCATGCTGTTCATCCCGCTGGTCGGCAACGCCTATCACACGATCTTCCCGCTCAATCCCGCTTCCTGGTCGCTGTTCTTCGAGCTGCTGGTCAACATCGCCTATGTGCTCCTGTTCTTCGTCCTGTCGAAGCGGGTGCTCTCGGTGCTGATCACCGGCAGCCTAGCCTTGCTTGTTCTTGCCGCGGTGCTCTCCGGCACGCTCGATTTCGGCATGACCGGCCAGACCATCGCGAGCGGTTTGCCGCGCGTCACCTTCTCGTTCTTTCTCGGCGTGTTGCTCTGCCGGTCCATGGCGCAGGTCCAGGGGAATCTCGGCTTCCTGCGGCGCGGCTACTGGGTCGAGATCGCGCTTGTGCTGACGCTGGTCATCTTCGCCATCGCGCCATCAGGCGGCGGCGCGCGCGCCGCCTATGATCTGATCTGCGTGGTGCTTTTGTTCCCGGTCATGGTGACGGTCGGGGCGGTGGCGCCCAACGCGCCGCGCCTGTCGAAGCTCTACAGCTGGCTCGGGCGGATCTCCTACCCGATCTACATCATCCACACGCCGATGCTGATGATCATCGCGGGGGCGGGCAAGGCCGTCTCGATCGATCCGTTCGCCAACCACCCCTGGTTCGGCATCGCCATGGCGGGCGCGGTGGTCGTCATCGCCGATATCGCGACGCGCATCTATGACGAACCGGTGCGGCGCTTCCTGCAGCGGCTGACGCAGCGCTCGCGCGCCATCGCCTGA
- a CDS encoding O-antigen ligase family protein: MKIPKSLLIDPDRNAVYGTFAIAISIFAFAYSTNFGKILILAYYAVWLPLILVDYRRFLRHLSDAWLPLLFAAYICFSVFWSHAPGTTARAALQYFSHIVCAYVAARTVSVRTLVVGSLIGIFIVLLYSLRVGGYALDTIDGTTNFVGAFGSKNQVGFFASLGLYFCFVFAIFYRRGWQSLVWTAPIGLLSLYMLAIAHSATSVASLPAALGVVMLLGMSKVLSRRYRRVLFTVGACALLGAVMAALNLGLLDFVLGIFGKDSTLTGRTYLWEQGWEAAQQFPILGYGYAAYWVQGFAEAERLWAEFYITTRTGFHFHNTYIETLVELGFVGVTLIAMVILRSFYGHVSSVVFRDWRADSVVLAGAVGLMLLRSFFEVEILGPYFTASFVVYYGLFKLRPAPATVRPQRARVAIQEAKPASG; encoded by the coding sequence ATGAAGATTCCAAAATCCTTGTTGATCGATCCGGACAGGAATGCCGTCTACGGCACCTTCGCCATTGCCATCTCGATCTTCGCCTTCGCCTATTCCACCAATTTCGGCAAGATCCTCATCCTCGCCTATTATGCGGTCTGGCTGCCCCTGATCCTGGTCGACTACCGGCGGTTCCTGCGGCATCTCTCCGATGCCTGGCTGCCGCTGCTGTTCGCTGCCTATATCTGCTTCTCAGTGTTCTGGTCGCATGCGCCCGGCACCACGGCACGCGCGGCGCTGCAGTACTTCTCGCACATAGTGTGCGCCTACGTCGCCGCGCGCACGGTCAGCGTGCGCACGCTGGTGGTCGGCTCGCTGATCGGCATCTTCATCGTGCTGCTTTATTCGCTGCGCGTCGGCGGCTATGCGCTCGACACAATCGACGGCACCACCAATTTCGTCGGCGCCTTCGGTTCCAAGAATCAGGTCGGCTTCTTCGCCTCGCTCGGCCTTTATTTCTGCTTCGTCTTTGCCATCTTCTACCGTCGCGGCTGGCAAAGCCTGGTCTGGACGGCGCCGATCGGCCTGCTGTCGCTCTATATGCTTGCGATCGCCCACTCCGCCACCTCGGTGGCGTCGCTGCCGGCGGCGCTGGGTGTCGTCATGCTGCTCGGCATGAGCAAGGTGCTGTCGCGCCGCTACCGGCGGGTGCTGTTCACGGTCGGCGCCTGCGCGCTTCTGGGGGCGGTCATGGCCGCGCTCAATCTTGGCCTGCTCGATTTCGTGCTCGGCATCTTCGGCAAGGATTCGACGCTCACCGGACGCACGTATCTGTGGGAGCAGGGCTGGGAGGCCGCGCAGCAATTCCCGATCCTCGGCTATGGTTACGCCGCCTACTGGGTGCAGGGCTTCGCCGAGGCCGAGCGGTTGTGGGCCGAGTTCTACATCACCACCCGCACCGGCTTCCATTTCCACAACACCTATATCGAGACGCTGGTCGAGCTCGGCTTCGTCGGCGTGACGCTGATCGCCATGGTCATCCTGCGGTCCTTCTACGGACATGTCTCGTCGGTGGTCTTCCGCGACTGGCGCGCCGATTCGGTCGTCCTGGCCGGCGCGGTGGGGCTCATGCTGCTCCGCTCCTTCTTCGAGGTCGAGATCCTCGGCCCGTATTTTACCGCCTCGTTCGTCGTCTATTACGGGCTGTTCAAGCTGCGCCCGGCTCCCGCGACGGTCCGCCCGCAGCGCGCGCGCGTCGCGATCCAGGAAGCGAAGCCCGCAAGCGGCTGA
- a CDS encoding SDR family NAD(P)-dependent oxidoreductase, with amino-acid sequence MTNLSGRNAIVTGGFSGMGFAIATALAQAGANVAVGSYVAAPDSASSDAAYYPGADEIERVRSALAAHGTRVHAAHLDVRDSDFTNHFVAEAQAALGPIDILVNAAGTTAEQPVCGHSDELWDKIVDTNLTGAFRTARAVLPAMIERGWGRIVNIGSTAATVGWKDNPAYCASKAGLLGLTRCVALEGAPHGVTCVMISPTWVETELMRRNVAQVVAREGKGRSVEEAMDELRKGNPQGRMLQPEEIAALAVFLCSDAARGITMENIQVTGGALW; translated from the coding sequence ATGACCAATTTGTCCGGCCGCAACGCGATCGTCACCGGCGGCTTCTCCGGCATGGGGTTCGCCATCGCCACCGCGCTTGCCCAGGCCGGGGCCAACGTCGCCGTCGGCTCCTACGTGGCCGCTCCAGATTCGGCCAGCAGCGACGCCGCCTACTATCCAGGCGCTGACGAGATCGAGCGTGTCCGGTCGGCGTTGGCAGCGCATGGCACGCGAGTCCACGCCGCGCACCTCGACGTGCGCGACAGCGATTTCACCAACCATTTCGTTGCGGAGGCGCAAGCGGCGCTCGGACCGATCGACATCCTCGTCAATGCCGCCGGCACCACCGCCGAGCAGCCGGTCTGCGGTCATTCCGACGAACTTTGGGACAAGATCGTCGACACCAATCTCACCGGCGCCTTCCGCACCGCGCGTGCCGTGCTGCCAGCGATGATCGAGCGCGGCTGGGGCCGCATCGTCAACATCGGCTCCACCGCCGCCACCGTCGGCTGGAAGGACAATCCGGCCTACTGCGCTTCCAAGGCCGGCCTGCTCGGCCTCACCCGCTGCGTGGCGCTGGAAGGCGCCCCGCACGGCGTCACCTGTGTCATGATCAGCCCGACCTGGGTCGAGACCGAGCTGATGCGCCGCAACGTCGCTCAAGTGGTGGCGCGGGAAGGCAAGGGCCGCAGCGTCGAGGAGGCGATGGACGAGCTCAGGAAGGGCAATCCTCAGGGCCGCATGCTGCAGCCGGAGGAGATTGCCGCGCTTGCGGTGTTCCTGTGCTCGGACGCGGCCAGGGGCATCACCATGGAGAACATCCAGGTCACCGGCGGCGCCCTGTGGTAG
- a CDS encoding acetone carboxylase subunit gamma, with amino-acid sequence MTSYSKEVIADLVAGTLPWPQTRRIMSAYKDDDRFFKYVAVLQDRVGWSDPILLPVGDHLFICQSGDERVTKCECGRSFGDYRQNWKLKAAIIVRNTEESLREIYPNSDLPDPDWMEIREFICPQCGTLHEVEAAAPGYPIVHDFEPDLEGFYRDWLGKPLEPSSKRG; translated from the coding sequence ATGACCTCATACAGCAAGGAAGTCATCGCCGATCTGGTTGCCGGCACGCTGCCCTGGCCGCAGACGCGCCGCATCATGAGCGCCTACAAGGACGACGACCGCTTCTTCAAATATGTCGCCGTGCTGCAGGACCGCGTCGGCTGGAGCGACCCGATCCTGCTCCCCGTCGGCGATCACCTCTTCATCTGCCAGAGCGGCGACGAGCGGGTGACGAAATGCGAGTGCGGCCGTTCCTTCGGCGACTACCGCCAGAACTGGAAGCTGAAGGCCGCGATCATCGTGCGCAACACAGAGGAATCGCTGCGTGAGATCTACCCCAACAGCGACTTGCCGGACCCGGACTGGATGGAGATCCGCGAATTCATCTGCCCGCAATGCGGCACCCTCCACGAGGTCGAAGCGGCCGCGCCCGGCTATCCGATCGTGCACGACTTCGAGCCGGACCTCGAGGGCTTCTACCGCGACTGGCTGGGCAAGCCGCTGGAACCGTCAAGCAAGCGAGGTTGA